A genomic region of Nostoc sp. UHCC 0702 contains the following coding sequences:
- a CDS encoding alpha/beta hydrolase: MDTLFRNSRRKLSQGLLFWREAGEGTPVIFLHGAWKDSSQWLSVIESLSQNFHCFAPDLLGFGESDHPNIHHSIDLHVECIAELLQALKLEKVYLVGHSLGGWIAASYALKYAEQVDGLVLLAPEGVEVEGQKKSWQKMRQLLNRSPLFFKLLRSLRPLTKILGLHEKIEQDWQIRQELLQYPTACKLLFQRQQPEIEAELLEKRLHLMEAPVLILQGGQDLLDAVVKSQTYTQLIPKVDFKMIAHAGNDLPESCAGVVVADIKDFIKQNG, encoded by the coding sequence ATGGATACCCTATTTCGTAACTCTCGGAGGAAACTTTCTCAAGGACTATTATTCTGGCGTGAAGCTGGTGAAGGCACTCCTGTAATTTTTTTGCATGGTGCTTGGAAAGATAGCAGCCAATGGTTATCTGTGATAGAGTCACTATCTCAGAATTTTCATTGCTTCGCACCAGATTTATTAGGGTTTGGTGAGTCAGATCATCCGAATATCCATCACTCGATTGATTTGCATGTAGAGTGTATAGCTGAGTTACTGCAAGCTTTGAAGTTAGAAAAGGTATATTTAGTAGGACATTCTCTAGGGGGTTGGATTGCTGCTAGTTATGCTTTAAAGTATGCAGAGCAAGTTGATGGTTTAGTACTGCTAGCACCAGAGGGTGTAGAGGTAGAAGGACAAAAAAAATCTTGGCAGAAGATGCGCCAGCTACTCAACCGTTCACCACTATTTTTTAAGTTACTGCGATCGCTTCGTCCTTTAACTAAAATCTTGGGTTTACACGAAAAAATAGAACAAGATTGGCAGATACGCCAAGAACTTTTGCAATACCCTACAGCCTGTAAGCTACTATTTCAACGGCAACAGCCAGAAATTGAAGCGGAATTACTGGAAAAACGATTGCATTTAATGGAAGCCCCAGTTTTAATTTTGCAAGGCGGTCAAGATTTATTAGATGCTGTCGTCAAAAGTCAAACTTACACTCAACTGATTCCTAAAGTTGATTTTAAAATGATTGCTCACGCAGGCAATGATTTACCAGAATCTTGTGCTGGGGTTGTGGTTGCAGATATTAAAGATTTTATTAAGCAGAATGGGTAA
- a CDS encoding pantothenate kinase: protein MRGTENIWLALEIGNSRLHWALFRGETIDSTWDTDYLPESAIYQLAQCHTLDDLLLAIFPLHQRTGEELSLTPSPSSPLSPSSPPLFIASVVPSQTALWQIYPDIRIINLDQVPLKGVYPTLGIDRALALWGAGKSWGFAMLVIDAGTALTFTGADENSCLVGGAILPGLGLQFASLGQKTGQLPQVKMELITSLPSRFANNTPEAIESGVIYTLLAGIKDFIEAWWCLFPKGKVAIKGGDRTLILNYLQALYPNIANRLILEPNLTFWGMREIVISKA, encoded by the coding sequence ATGAGGGGGACAGAGAATATTTGGCTAGCTTTGGAGATTGGAAATTCTCGGTTACATTGGGCGCTGTTTAGAGGCGAAACTATTGATTCTACATGGGATACTGACTACTTGCCTGAGTCTGCCATATATCAGCTAGCTCAATGTCACACACTGGATGATTTATTACTAGCAATTTTCCCACTCCACCAGAGAACCGGAGAAGAACTTTCACTCACCCCATCCCCCTCATCTCCCCTATCCCCCTCATCCCCTCCCCTCTTCATAGCCTCTGTAGTTCCTAGTCAAACAGCATTGTGGCAAATTTACCCTGATATTCGCATTATTAACTTAGACCAAGTGCCGCTAAAAGGTGTATATCCCACACTGGGAATTGACCGCGCTTTGGCTTTGTGGGGCGCTGGGAAAAGTTGGGGTTTTGCGATGTTAGTAATTGATGCAGGAACAGCCCTAACTTTTACGGGTGCAGATGAGAATAGTTGTTTGGTAGGAGGTGCAATTCTACCAGGATTAGGGTTGCAGTTTGCAAGTCTTGGTCAAAAAACAGGACAATTACCCCAAGTAAAAATGGAATTAATCACGTCTCTACCTTCAAGATTTGCTAACAATACACCAGAAGCAATTGAAAGTGGAGTAATTTACACTTTATTAGCTGGAATCAAAGATTTCATAGAGGCGTGGTGGTGTTTATTTCCTAAAGGAAAGGTGGCGATTAAAGGAGGCGATCGCACCTTAATATTAAATTATCTCCAAGCTTTGTATCCTAATATCGCAAATCGTTTGATTTTAGAACCAAATTTAACTTTTTGGGGAATGCGAGAAATAGTGATAAGTAAAGCGTAA
- a CDS encoding diflavin flavoprotein codes for MVALTERTEKRLTIQTAAIAEQTTAIRSLDWDRDRFDIEFGLQNGTTYNSFIIRGEQTALVDTSHEKFRKLYFDTLTALINLSEIDYLIISHTEPDHSGLVKDLLQMAPEITVVGSKVAIQFLEDLVHQPFKRRIVKNGDRLDLGNGHELEFVIAPNLHWPDTIFSFDHKTQILYTCDAFGMHYCSDSTFDEDLKTIEADFKYYYECLMGPNARSVLSALKRMAELPTVNMIATGHGPLLSHHVQELTKRYRNWSQNQAKPETAIGIFYVSEYGYGDRLAQAIANGISKTGVGLEIVDLGGEVDLQELREIAGRCAGIVVGTPPVNSNANTQAALSTVLGSVKEKQAIGIFETGGGDDEPIDPLVSKFRNLGLTTVFPAIRIKQTPTENIYKLCEEAGTDLGQWVTRDRSIKAMKSLGADLDKALGRLSGGLYIITAKKSDVSSAMLASWVAQASFKPLGFSIAVAKDRAIESLMQVGDRFVLNVLEESNYQKLMKHFLKRFAPGADRFEGVRTQPAENGAPILTDALAYMECEVVSRMDCGDHWAVYSTVYAGRVSNPDAMTAVHHRKVGNHY; via the coding sequence ATGGTAGCGCTCACCGAAAGAACTGAAAAACGGCTTACCATACAGACTGCGGCAATTGCTGAACAGACAACGGCAATTCGTTCTTTAGATTGGGATCGCGATCGCTTCGATATCGAGTTTGGTCTGCAAAACGGTACAACTTATAACTCGTTTATCATCCGGGGTGAGCAGACTGCCTTAGTAGATACTTCCCACGAAAAGTTTCGTAAGTTATACTTTGATACGCTCACCGCACTGATCAATCTATCTGAGATTGATTATTTGATTATCAGCCACACCGAACCAGACCACAGTGGCTTAGTCAAAGATTTGTTACAAATGGCTCCAGAAATCACTGTAGTCGGTTCTAAAGTGGCAATTCAGTTTCTAGAGGATTTGGTACATCAGCCATTTAAGCGGCGAATTGTGAAAAATGGCGATCGCTTAGATTTGGGTAATGGTCACGAATTAGAATTCGTTATTGCTCCTAATTTACACTGGCCCGATACCATCTTTAGCTTTGACCACAAAACCCAAATTCTTTACACCTGCGATGCTTTCGGGATGCACTATTGCTCCGATAGCACCTTTGACGAAGACTTAAAAACTATTGAAGCAGACTTTAAATATTACTACGAATGCTTGATGGGGCCAAATGCGCGGTCTGTATTATCTGCCCTCAAGCGCATGGCGGAACTACCAACAGTTAACATGATTGCTACTGGTCACGGGCCGCTATTATCCCACCATGTGCAAGAACTCACCAAGCGCTACCGTAATTGGAGTCAAAACCAAGCCAAACCAGAAACAGCCATTGGCATATTTTACGTTTCCGAATACGGGTATGGCGATCGCCTCGCCCAAGCAATCGCCAACGGTATTAGCAAAACTGGTGTTGGTCTGGAAATAGTAGACTTGGGAGGAGAAGTAGATTTACAAGAATTGCGGGAAATAGCTGGGCGTTGTGCGGGAATTGTTGTAGGTACGCCTCCAGTTAATAGTAATGCTAATACCCAAGCTGCCCTCAGCACCGTTTTAGGATCTGTCAAAGAAAAACAAGCTATAGGCATATTTGAAACCGGCGGCGGAGATGATGAACCCATCGACCCGTTAGTAAGTAAATTCCGTAACTTGGGTTTGACAACAGTTTTCCCAGCCATTCGCATTAAACAAACACCCACAGAAAACATCTATAAGCTGTGTGAAGAAGCAGGTACAGACTTAGGACAATGGGTGACACGCGATCGCAGCATCAAAGCCATGAAATCCTTGGGTGCTGATTTAGACAAAGCATTAGGTAGACTTAGCGGCGGACTGTACATCATCACCGCCAAAAAAAGCGATGTCTCCAGTGCGATGTTAGCCTCTTGGGTAGCCCAAGCCAGCTTTAAACCCTTGGGATTTTCCATCGCCGTAGCCAAAGACCGGGCGATAGAATCACTTATGCAAGTAGGCGATCGCTTTGTGCTGAATGTATTAGAAGAAAGCAATTACCAAAAACTGATGAAACACTTTTTAAAGCGGTTCGCCCCTGGTGCAGACCGCTTTGAAGGAGTGAGAACTCAGCCAGCCGAAAACGGCGCCCCCATCCTCACCGATGCCTTAGCATACATGGAATGTGAAGTAGTCAGTCGTATGGACTGCGGCGACCACTGGGCAGTATACAGCACAGTCTACGCCGGACGAGTTTCTAATCCAGATGCCATGACAGCTGTGCATCACCGCAAAGTCGGAAACCACTACTAA
- a CDS encoding diflavin flavoprotein: MPQTKPRDVQVYPVATDTRVLRSRSWTRLRFEIEYALAKGTTANSYLIEGDKTALIDPPGETFTEIYLEALQQRFDVTKLDYVILGHVNPNRAATLKALLEIAPQITFVCSNPGAINLRGALENPDLPILIMRGEETLDLGKGHYLQFIPTPNPRYADQLCTYDPQTEILYSDKLFGAHVCGDQVFDEGWEVYNEHRRYYFDCLMAPHARQVETTLDKLADLPVRLYATGHGPLVRYGLIELTKAYRLWSQQQTSADLTVALIYASAYGNTATLAQAIARGITKAGVAVESINCEFTDPEEIRAAVEKSAGFIIGSPTLGGHAPTPVQTALGIVLATATSNQLAGAFGSFGWSGEAVDLIESKLKDAGYRFGFDTIRVKFKPNDVTLQLCEEAGTDFAQALKKAKKVRSPSVPATSVEQAVGRIVGSLCVVTAKQDERASAMLASWVSQASFNPPGLTIAVAKERAVESLTHSGNKFVLNILKEGNHIGLMKHFLKPFGPGQDRFADVAAEEAENGSPILTDALAYLECSVQNRMESGDHWLVYATVDNGKLLDNDGLTALHHRNTGTHY, translated from the coding sequence ATGCCACAAACTAAACCCCGTGACGTTCAGGTTTACCCTGTTGCTACAGATACCAGAGTACTGCGATCGCGCAGTTGGACAAGACTAAGGTTTGAAATTGAATATGCTCTTGCCAAGGGTACAACTGCAAACTCTTATTTAATTGAAGGGGATAAAACTGCCCTCATCGACCCTCCTGGGGAAACATTTACAGAAATATATTTAGAAGCTTTGCAACAGCGTTTTGATGTGACAAAGCTGGATTATGTGATTTTGGGACATGTGAATCCCAACCGCGCCGCCACTTTAAAAGCTTTGTTAGAAATTGCCCCGCAAATCACCTTTGTCTGTTCTAATCCTGGGGCGATAAATTTGCGGGGGGCGTTAGAAAATCCAGATTTGCCAATTTTGATTATGCGGGGGGAAGAAACTTTAGATTTAGGCAAGGGACATTATTTACAATTCATTCCCACACCTAACCCCCGCTATGCAGATCAACTGTGTACCTACGACCCACAAACAGAAATCCTCTACTCAGATAAGTTATTTGGGGCGCATGTTTGTGGCGATCAGGTGTTTGATGAAGGGTGGGAAGTATATAACGAACATCGACGCTATTATTTTGATTGTCTGATGGCACCCCATGCGCGACAAGTGGAAACTACGCTGGATAAACTTGCCGATTTGCCTGTGCGTCTCTATGCTACCGGACACGGGCCTTTGGTGCGCTACGGTTTAATCGAACTGACTAAAGCTTATCGGCTATGGAGTCAACAGCAAACCTCAGCGGACTTGACAGTTGCCTTGATTTATGCATCAGCATATGGCAATACAGCAACTTTAGCCCAAGCGATCGCTCGTGGTATCACCAAAGCCGGTGTTGCCGTAGAATCGATTAACTGCGAATTTACCGACCCAGAAGAAATTCGGGCGGCGGTAGAGAAATCAGCAGGTTTTATCATTGGTTCACCCACCCTTGGCGGTCATGCACCCACACCAGTGCAAACAGCTTTGGGAATCGTGCTAGCGACTGCGACCAGCAATCAGCTTGCTGGTGCATTTGGTTCCTTTGGCTGGAGTGGTGAAGCCGTTGATTTAATCGAAAGCAAACTCAAAGATGCTGGTTATCGGTTTGGTTTTGACACCATTCGGGTGAAATTCAAACCCAACGATGTCACATTGCAACTGTGTGAAGAAGCCGGAACCGACTTTGCTCAAGCATTGAAGAAAGCTAAAAAAGTGCGATCGCCGAGTGTTCCTGCTACTAGTGTAGAACAAGCAGTAGGGCGGATTGTCGGCTCACTGTGCGTAGTTACTGCCAAGCAAGACGAGAGAGCCAGCGCCATGTTAGCCTCTTGGGTGTCTCAAGCAAGCTTTAATCCCCCTGGTTTAACCATCGCCGTTGCTAAAGAACGTGCCGTAGAATCGCTGACGCACTCAGGTAATAAATTTGTCCTCAACATTCTCAAAGAAGGCAATCACATCGGGTTGATGAAGCACTTTCTCAAACCTTTTGGCCCTGGACAAGACCGATTTGCAGATGTTGCTGCTGAGGAAGCAGAGAATGGTTCACCCATACTTACGGATGCTTTAGCATATCTGGAATGTTCCGTACAAAATCGCATGGAATCTGGCGATCATTGGCTGGTTTATGCCACTGTGGACAATGGCAAATTGCTAGATAATGACGGACTGACAGCCTTGCATCATCGTAATACGGGGACTCATTATTAA
- a CDS encoding glycosyltransferase family 39 protein has protein sequence MNFNLIKKIISNNKDFLLAALITILGTLLRIYDYSVVPQKTFTFDEYAFAWSGMSLIYHSVPTSWSYLSAYDTDTLINIEWLGKKNLYLATPWFDHPPLFGLIVGGFAILLGANTFWECTTELIRVPSLIFTSISIFIFYFITNKLFNTRIATITTLIFATDPLFVYLSRLAVSENLLILILLGSLFCFLEYLNTSRPIYFYILILLTSLAPLVKVTGLFIVLAFTLMFIYTKKVKNGLIVLSSGCFAFSLYFVYGWFYNFKLFISVLKANSKRFNSILIIKEMIFSGNLPFTDAWFILGWMTLFYGMKNIATKYKIQLISLPLITYVFILIFAGAQSHFYCWYTIPLYPFLLIYTGFFISEFLKKPSLLNSSIILVFLFSWCLNYGLGTPWSDFYLLNFKGFKYIFIFLMSMIYAPILIQEIFKFKNLLLINRIIATLVFTSCIIANILITYNLKNILQSNLIK, from the coding sequence ATGAACTTTAATTTAATCAAAAAAATTATATCAAATAATAAAGATTTCCTGCTTGCTGCACTTATTACTATTTTAGGCACATTGTTAAGAATTTATGACTATTCTGTAGTTCCACAAAAAACTTTTACATTTGATGAGTATGCCTTTGCCTGGAGTGGTATGAGTTTAATTTATCATTCTGTACCTACTTCTTGGTCTTATCTTTCCGCATACGATACTGATACCTTGATTAATATTGAGTGGCTGGGAAAGAAAAATTTGTATTTAGCTACTCCTTGGTTTGATCATCCACCTCTGTTTGGTTTGATTGTAGGTGGATTTGCTATATTACTCGGTGCAAATACTTTTTGGGAATGTACTACAGAGTTAATTAGAGTTCCAAGTTTAATCTTTACTAGCATATCAATTTTTATCTTTTATTTTATTACCAATAAATTATTTAATACAAGAATAGCAACAATTACTACATTAATATTTGCTACTGATCCCTTATTTGTATATTTATCTAGATTAGCAGTTAGCGAAAATCTATTAATATTAATACTTTTAGGTAGTCTATTTTGTTTTCTTGAATATTTAAATACATCACGACCAATTTATTTCTACATACTTATTTTACTGACTAGTCTTGCTCCTTTAGTCAAAGTTACTGGTTTATTTATTGTTTTGGCTTTTACTTTGATGTTTATATATACTAAAAAAGTAAAAAATGGCTTAATAGTTCTGAGTTCTGGCTGTTTTGCTTTTTCTCTTTATTTTGTGTATGGTTGGTTCTATAATTTTAAATTATTTATATCTGTTTTAAAAGCAAATTCCAAACGTTTTAATAGCATTTTAATTATTAAGGAGATGATATTTTCAGGGAATCTCCCTTTTACAGATGCTTGGTTTATTCTTGGTTGGATGACGCTTTTTTATGGAATGAAAAATATAGCTACTAAATATAAAATTCAATTGATTTCTTTACCTTTAATAACATACGTATTTATATTAATCTTTGCAGGCGCTCAAAGCCACTTTTATTGTTGGTATACAATTCCCTTGTATCCATTTTTATTAATATATACTGGTTTTTTCATTAGCGAATTTCTTAAAAAACCATCTCTTTTAAATTCTTCTATTATACTTGTATTTCTATTCTCTTGGTGTCTGAATTATGGATTAGGAACACCCTGGTCTGATTTTTATTTATTGAATTTTAAAGGTTTTAAATACATTTTTATCTTTTTAATGTCTATGATATACGCTCCTATCCTTATACAAGAAATATTTAAGTTTAAAAACCTTTTACTTATTAATAGAATTATCGCAACTCTAGTTTTTACAAGTTGTATTATTGCAAATATTTTAATTACTTACAATTTAAAAAATATTTTACAGAGCAACTTAATTAAATAA
- a CDS encoding Uma2 family endonuclease, whose translation MNKVILNLEPILRLNDEQFYQLCIANKDLNLELSASGELIIVPPVGGESGNQEADLITDLNIWNRKTKLGIVFSSSTIFQLPNGAKRSPDVAWVKLDRWEGLTPEQRKKFPPLTPDFVIELRSETDRLKTLQDKMQEYIENGLRLGWLINPQDEQVEIYRSQQPVQVVQIQTKLSGEEVLPGFELQVEK comes from the coding sequence ATGAATAAAGTTATACTAAATCTAGAACCAATTCTTCGCCTTAACGATGAACAGTTTTATCAACTGTGCATAGCGAATAAAGATTTGAATTTAGAACTAAGTGCAAGTGGAGAACTGATTATTGTGCCACCAGTGGGAGGAGAAAGCGGAAATCAAGAAGCAGACTTGATTACTGATTTGAATATTTGGAACCGCAAAACAAAATTAGGAATCGTTTTTAGTTCATCTACTATATTTCAATTACCGAATGGGGCAAAGCGATCGCCTGATGTTGCGTGGGTAAAATTGGATAGATGGGAAGGACTCACACCTGAACAACGCAAGAAATTCCCGCCACTAACACCAGACTTTGTAATTGAACTTCGCTCAGAAACTGATCGCCTGAAAACCCTGCAAGATAAAATGCAGGAATATATAGAAAATGGTTTACGTTTAGGATGGCTGATTAATCCTCAAGATGAACAGGTGGAAATTTATCGTTCACAACAGCCAGTACAAGTAGTTCAAATACAAACCAAACTTTCTGGAGAAGAAGTTTTACCTGGATTTGAATTACAGGTAGAAAAATAA
- a CDS encoding DUF4351 domain-containing protein, whose protein sequence is MAYDNICRYLAQAYPIAFANWLLNVEDIEIQALPTELSLEPIRSDALYLLPNRGQILHLEFQTIPNSSPPLPLRMLDYWVRLYRKYNCPIEQVVIFLKQTKSPVVYVEQLAVGRTVHPYRVVRLWEEDPTPLLENLALLPLAILARTDTPEALLKQVADRIDRIEEQEEQQNISVCTEILARLKFDKNLIRQFLQEDLMRESPLYQEILQEGELKLVMSLLNHKLGNVEPNLKSQIQQLSSEQLEALGKALLDFSVKQDLVNWLENYQ, encoded by the coding sequence TTGGCTTACGACAATATTTGCCGCTACCTGGCTCAAGCCTATCCTATTGCCTTTGCTAATTGGCTGCTGAATGTCGAAGATATTGAAATTCAGGCTTTACCGACAGAACTCAGCCTAGAACCAATTCGTTCTGATGCCCTTTATTTACTACCAAATAGAGGGCAAATTCTCCATCTAGAGTTTCAAACTATACCGAACTCTAGCCCACCTTTGCCTTTACGGATGCTAGATTATTGGGTGAGGCTCTACCGAAAATATAACTGTCCTATTGAGCAAGTTGTGATTTTTCTCAAGCAGACAAAATCACCTGTAGTTTACGTCGAACAACTGGCTGTAGGTAGAACTGTTCATCCTTATCGAGTAGTACGTTTGTGGGAGGAAGATCCTACTCCACTGTTGGAAAATCTAGCGTTGCTACCTCTAGCAATACTGGCTAGAACAGATACACCTGAAGCTTTGTTAAAGCAAGTTGCTGATAGGATTGATAGGATTGAAGAGCAAGAGGAACAACAAAATATCTCTGTCTGTACTGAGATATTAGCTAGGTTGAAGTTTGATAAAAATCTGATTCGGCAATTTTTACAGGAGGATTTGATGCGAGAATCACCACTTTATCAAGAAATTTTGCAAGAAGGAGAGTTAAAACTGGTTATGAGTCTACTTAATCATAAGTTGGGAAACGTAGAGCCGAATTTAAAGTCACAAATTCAGCAATTATCAAGTGAGCAATTAGAAGCATTAGGAAAGGCTTTGTTGGATTTTTCTGTTAAGCAAGATTTAGTCAATTGGTTAGAAAATTACCAATGA
- a CDS encoding HdeD family acid-resistance protein — protein sequence MTTNVSNDINKNINASLIIGVILTILGIIAIAQPFLSTIFAETWFATILLFSGFAKLVYATQTRDRGGFLWKLLLSALYIATGIMLFIYPQTGILTLTLLLGSFLLTEGIFELILAFRLRPQQNWTWVLGDGIITLILGAMIWFQWPFNAPWVLGILVGVSIIFTGISRVMLSLNTRSLLNQSDSAASV from the coding sequence ATGACAACCAACGTTTCTAATGACATCAATAAAAATATAAATGCGTCGCTGATAATCGGTGTGATCTTGACTATATTGGGGATTATTGCGATCGCTCAACCTTTCCTTTCGACGATTTTTGCTGAAACTTGGTTTGCTACCATTCTCCTGTTCTCAGGATTTGCCAAACTAGTATACGCTACTCAAACACGCGATCGCGGCGGTTTCTTGTGGAAGCTTTTATTAAGCGCACTCTACATCGCCACAGGTATAATGTTATTCATTTACCCCCAAACTGGTATCCTGACGCTGACTCTGTTGTTAGGTAGCTTTTTGTTGACCGAAGGTATATTTGAGTTAATCCTAGCCTTCCGCTTGCGTCCACAACAAAACTGGACTTGGGTATTGGGTGATGGCATTATTACGCTAATTTTGGGTGCAATGATTTGGTTCCAATGGCCATTTAACGCACCTTGGGTTCTTGGCATACTTGTAGGTGTCAGCATTATTTTCACTGGTATTTCCCGCGTCATGCTGTCGCTAAATACACGTTCTTTGTTGAACCAATCTGATTCTGCTGCAAGCGTCTAA
- a CDS encoding phycobiliprotein lyase, giving the protein MTSPPQIVQTAEELQIAEFFQESTGNWRSERRYYTLPEGETKEIESIITISFLKQGCDELQKLAEMHDLPASVSLMCGAAVTWESTDVVKARKESKGYTLFGALGNILYRDRGFATSKPVTAKYYFPNPKTLCLRTEYNGSVFEEELKLVGSKYRTRQTIISRAGEQLMIGQYLEKRIEI; this is encoded by the coding sequence GTGACATCACCACCACAGATTGTACAAACTGCTGAAGAATTGCAGATTGCAGAGTTTTTCCAGGAATCCACAGGTAATTGGCGATCGGAACGACGTTACTACACTCTGCCGGAAGGAGAAACCAAAGAAATTGAAAGTATAATCACCATTAGTTTTTTAAAGCAAGGATGCGATGAATTGCAAAAACTTGCCGAGATGCACGATTTACCCGCTTCAGTGAGTTTGATGTGTGGTGCAGCAGTGACTTGGGAAAGTACTGATGTGGTAAAGGCTAGGAAAGAGTCAAAAGGTTATACACTATTTGGAGCTTTAGGAAATATTTTGTATCGCGATCGCGGTTTTGCCACATCTAAACCAGTCACGGCCAAATATTATTTTCCCAACCCCAAAACTTTGTGTTTGCGAACCGAATACAATGGTTCAGTATTCGAGGAAGAATTAAAATTAGTTGGTAGCAAATACCGCACGAGACAAACTATTATCTCCCGTGCTGGCGAACAATTGATGATTGGTCAGTATTTAGAAAAAAGAATTGAGATTTGA
- a CDS encoding efflux RND transporter periplasmic adaptor subunit: MILDGKKPQKLLKMQNFTVAKQVINSRLHQAASKEHTEKFRRLFGLQSNLWMACLLSIGLMTASCGSSEKEVADAQSQNPNQQRGGGATPVDAAIAKTGLLEQPQEYTGTTTPFRIVSVRSQVEARLLALNLDVGDKVSQGQNVGLLDEALLLTALTQAEAELAALQSEVARAKTQVSNARAEVERTRLQLVQAQADSERQQKLFRLGAIAEQTAQQARTEAQTAQQSLRAAQEQVGTQQEAVTAAQRRVNAQAAVVAQAKERRSYARLTSPITGVVTEKVTEPGNLLQVGNEVLKIGDFNRVKVAVQVSELERAKIQVGQSVQVRLDALPNQVLIGRVTRISPAADATARLIPVEVVIPNSQGQIGSGSLARVIFATQTPQRVVVSQGAIVQPALEKGSRGAGEPQDQTGTLFVVQDIEGKTKVSARAVTFGKKANSQVEILSGLQPGERYVVRSGKPLKEGDTVRLSILSEKAESTPTGN, translated from the coding sequence ATGATTTTGGACGGAAAGAAGCCGCAGAAATTGTTGAAAATGCAGAATTTCACAGTTGCAAAGCAAGTAATTAATTCTCGGTTACATCAGGCAGCTAGCAAAGAGCATACAGAGAAATTTCGCCGTCTCTTTGGCTTGCAGTCGAATTTATGGATGGCTTGTTTGTTGAGCATTGGATTGATGACAGCCAGTTGTGGCTCATCTGAGAAAGAAGTAGCTGACGCACAATCTCAGAATCCTAATCAGCAACGCGGTGGTGGTGCAACACCGGTAGATGCAGCGATCGCTAAAACAGGCTTACTAGAACAACCACAAGAATACACAGGTACTACCACACCATTTCGGATTGTATCAGTGCGATCGCAAGTAGAAGCAAGACTATTGGCTTTAAACCTGGATGTAGGGGATAAAGTTAGCCAAGGGCAAAACGTCGGGCTATTAGATGAGGCCTTGCTGTTAACAGCATTAACACAAGCAGAAGCAGAACTTGCTGCACTGCAATCAGAAGTAGCCAGGGCTAAAACTCAGGTAAGCAATGCCCGTGCCGAAGTTGAACGGACACGGCTACAACTGGTGCAAGCTCAAGCAGACTCAGAACGGCAACAGAAACTATTCAGACTAGGGGCTATAGCTGAACAAACAGCCCAACAAGCACGCACAGAGGCGCAAACAGCCCAACAATCACTGCGTGCTGCTCAAGAGCAAGTCGGCACACAACAGGAAGCTGTCACTGCTGCACAAAGGAGAGTAAATGCCCAAGCCGCAGTCGTTGCTCAAGCCAAAGAACGCAGATCCTACGCGCGATTGACATCTCCCATCACTGGTGTAGTTACAGAAAAAGTCACAGAACCGGGTAATCTTCTGCAAGTGGGTAACGAAGTCTTGAAAATTGGCGACTTTAACCGCGTGAAAGTTGCCGTTCAAGTTTCTGAATTAGAACGGGCAAAAATTCAAGTTGGGCAGTCTGTGCAAGTCCGTTTAGATGCCTTGCCGAATCAAGTATTAATTGGCAGAGTAACACGCATTTCCCCTGCTGCCGATGCTACAGCGCGTTTGATACCAGTGGAGGTAGTCATTCCCAACAGTCAAGGCCAAATTGGCAGCGGATCACTGGCACGAGTTATTTTTGCAACCCAGACACCACAGCGAGTTGTAGTGTCGCAGGGAGCTATTGTGCAACCAGCTCTTGAGAAGGGGAGCAGGGGAGCAGGGGAGCCACAAGACCAAACAGGGACACTGTTTGTAGTACAGGATATAGAAGGTAAGACTAAGGTAAGTGCGCGTGCTGTCACTTTCGGGAAAAAGGCTAATAGTCAAGTAGAAATTTTATCCGGTTTGCAACCGGGAGAACGCTATGTTGTCCGCAGTGGTAAGCCCTTAAAAGAAGGAGACACTGTACGTCTTTCCATTCTTTCAGAAAAAGCAGAGTCAACCCCCACAGGGAATTAA